A window of Apium graveolens cultivar Ventura chromosome 8, ASM990537v1, whole genome shotgun sequence contains these coding sequences:
- the LOC141676501 gene encoding CASP-like protein 1C1, which yields MAKRMISILLLRLLALGATISATIVTMTTHDSRNVLNLTFKATYTNAPTLRYFVVANAIASGYSIIVLFIPSKNLLWKFILISDLIVTSMLVSAISAALGVAQVGKKGNAHAGWLPICDQVPKFCDRLTGALIAGFIAPILYLLLVLFSIHNLINLLSVKP from the exons ATGGCAAAGAGAATGATATCTATTCTTCTGCTAAGGCTCCTAGCCTTGGGTGCTACTATTTCTGCTACCATTGTGACTATGACAACCCATGACTCTAGAAATGTCTTGAACTTGACATTCAAAGCCACTTACACAAATGCTCCAACATTAAG GTACTTTGTGGTTGCGAATGCGATTGCAAGTGGATATAGCATCATAGTTTTGTTTATTCCCTCCAAAAATTTGCTGTGGAAATTTATTCTTATCTCAGATTTG ATTGTGACAAGCATGCTGGTATCGGCCATATCTGCAGCACTAGGGGTGGCTCAAGTGGGGAAGAAAGGGAATGCTCATGCAGGCTGGCTTCCTATATGCGACCAAGTCCCCAAATTTTGTGACCGTCTCACCGGAGCTCTCATTGCTGGTTTCATTGCTCCAATACTATACCTTCTTCTTGTTTTGTTCTCCATTCACAATCTTATTAACCTTCTCTCTGTCAAACCCTAG
- the LOC141679738 gene encoding uncharacterized protein LOC141679738, producing the protein MCDQQPKKRMKSLFSFYKKESDVQAPASNINKTDEPDSTPNSLPTIEVEILVDIPKEQCVRTAPGLRKTFCKFSVNQQDRIRKEYIQLGPCQPKLENYPPTFDGHDNRRFQYRWFSLFSWLEYSVATDKVFCFPCFVFEKNPPKSPLFTTKGCNNWSKMLARKKGICEQYVGQLNSFHQKNVQNWADLSRTSKHIDRVIDKLRPKIVKENKLRLKTTIIAVKYLGKEGRPFRGHDECLNSSSRGHFIEIFRSYAGLNEEILKVVLENALKHAIYIAPSIQKEYLEIIATKI; encoded by the coding sequence ATGTGTGATCAACAACCCAAGAAACGGATGAAGTCACTCTTTTCTTTTTACAAGAAAGAGAGCGATGTACAAGCACCTGCATCAAATATTAATAAAACTGATGAGCCTGATTCAACCCCTAATTCTTTGCCTACAATTGAAGTGGAAATTCTGGTTGATATTCCAAAGGAGCAGTGTGTTAGAACTGCACCTGGCTTACGCAAGACATTTTGTAAATTTTCGGTGAATCAACAAGACCGTATTCGAAAGGAGTATATACAATTAGGCCCTTGTCAGCCTAAGTTGGAAAATTATCCACCAACATTTGATGGACATGATAATCGTCGTTTTCAGTATAGATGGTTTTCATTATTTTCATGGTTGGAGTATTCGGTAGCTACTGATAAGGTGTTTTGTTTTCCTTGCtttgtttttgaaaaaaatcCGCCAAAGTCGCCCCTATTCACTACTAAAGGATGTAATAATTGGAGCAAAATGTTAGCCAGAAAGAAAGGAATCTGTGAACAATATGTTGGACAATTAAATTCTTTCCATCAGAAGAATGTTCAAAATTGGGCTGATTTGTCAAGAACCTCGAAGCACATTGATAGAGTGATTGATAAACTTCGGCCAAAAATTGTAAAGGAAAATAAATTGCGTTTAAAGACGACAATAATAGCCGTAAAGTATCTTGGCAAAGAAGGACGGCCATTTAGAGGTCATGACGAATGTCTGAACTCAAGTAGTAGAGGACATTTCATTGAAATATTTAGGAGTTATGCAGGTCTGAATGAAGAGATTTTGAAAGTTGTTCTTGAAAATGCTCTTAAACATGCCATATACATTGCACCATCAATTCAGAAGGAGTATCTAGAAATTATTGCTACTAAAATTTGA